In Eriocheir sinensis breed Jianghai 21 chromosome 3, ASM2467909v1, whole genome shotgun sequence, a genomic segment contains:
- the LOC127007367 gene encoding uncharacterized protein LOC127007367: MTSNTASNSQNASISINQPLHYFTGKIRAFWKNLVFFSDPRNVAFAEVRDVYFNGKRASIRDLGYLEELVQRSNWSGGGPELHSYVFDYHSEIPCPWPHELSGKRLWKAKCAWFGFVPNGIKEDFLNNIVYMPLSYYTGTIKEFYDDKILFGDARNSVMVSLDNFYGGRGGYSTNTYRDSSWPLNDTIHAYVIKLDVLSDSRLIGPEPHLPTWPKGHFSPDMWVAKFAWQGDLPELVKDQVERFYVIRMNRWVDLHSVPWIVEDYDQNNIDNYSTLQENSSPEEKENVQETETGAFIPVEQKPGLMKGSLLLADENEGLMTSFVDLIAFNKESFYINGKKFIHNYDLSYFFQDRIIPLTAWVIPLDKPKVIFNIKVVWQAVCVWCGIPPKHLENIKKKYVCEKVCNNSLKTSGSVSFMHFIGKVKSLSYASGVLISRAGLDQQVKISFKRKAVYIHGSKFHSSCSLLDKQQLLENSVWSVLAYPVWTDDAVGIPHYRALAMWHYDDQHCMNLLFKTISDFVDLVPALQNTKLGEARNYTEGKKLCQNISGWIAKVTENYGIIQSGSALVDATYLYFKKEVLYIDGELLPKGGSLQSLKQGRQCNVQANVMPPRDIDGYQVTMEATLVWIGRKPSFESNGEVAPRSSPGSPSHVNDAANDGKPSAAKTKTESCVRADKILRAAEGVMVGHVLMADEEHGLIISSDIIIGFSRDIFYINGNKFKEKDSSLKNFCSDRKITVRAMIVTLSEPKVLLNCFVMCEAVCVWIGQEPDDLAVLQKVCDHEKPYKAIDFSKMSHISLLYFMGRMTPVSKDVTLLASTTPEGTAKIFMSKENLFVNGASVHQNDVFEQCKKKSQNWCVFAVPIPPRDMNGHSVKYNAVAVWDMSYHHKMRTVLLSAAYSLDKSSEKECSTEHDRACMKNKANGVSDNKIEDITKALSNTLGLGRQRKDHSTSLKMSSQLKDSSVIVSHLAKTPPEIEGCDTFKLGDNVSEQEFCGKHVAGYIIKKTEGGGIAQWKSLQFEGFVFIEFSRKSLYLDMKPMNNKWKVADVTARPCNLYVIPVPHHNVEKCIVSLKATCGWIGKKPLHFPSPGTQLLPKIDLSSVHVTQAIEVENTSEDEFDVHDDIDDDGGLDDVEIPLEGYQNDNIVNTRATSGVSLKSELSQSLTEAEGNIAKGTHNEQLSKVICSTQNQAPPLMPQVKNKIENKSEDIRENKNKNKNHQSGTIAEAQLSVGQLKGDDGRLHYFSRDSCYLYGVSLGNVELWHVLAPDDPVHYSVTELVPGMVKVQRVWIGFYDQPSREIAAEHIFAWCHEKSVPDGARDILVSQLEAP; the protein is encoded by the exons ATGACTTCAAACACTGCATCAAATTCACAAAATGCCAGCATCAGCATAAATCAGCCACTCCATTACTTTACAGGCAAAATAAGGGCCTTTTGGAAGAATTTGGTATTTTTCTCGGATCCAAGGAATGTTGCTTTTGCTGAAGTGCGTGATGTATATTTCAATGGAAAGCGTGCATCAATTAGAGATCTGGGATACTTGGAAGAACTGGTTCAGAGAAGTAACTGGTCAGGGGGAGGTCCAGAGCTACACTCCTATGTTTTTGACTACCATAGTGAAATTCCTTGCCCTTGGCCACATGAACTCTCAGGAAAAAGGCTGTGGAAAGCAAAATGTGCCTGGTTTGGTTTCGTTCCTAATGGAATAAAAGAAGATTTTCTGAATAATATTGTCTACATGCCTCTCAGTTACTATACTGGTACTATTAAGGAATTTTATGATGATAAAATTCTGTTTGGAGATGCAAGAAACTCTGTGATGGTTAGTTTAGATAATTTTTATGGCGGTAGAGGAGGGTATAGCACAAACACATACAGAGATTCATCATGGCCCTTAAATGATACAATACATGCCTATGTCATAAAACTGGATGTACTGTCAGATAGTCGTCTGATTGGACCTGAGCCTCATCTCCCCACTTGGCCTAAAGGACATTTTTCTCCAGATATGTGGGTAGCAAAGTTTGCCTGGCAAGGTGATTTGCCAGAACTAGTGAAAGATCAAGTAGAAAGGTTTTACGTCATTCGTATGAACCGATGGGTTGACCTACATAGTGTTCCATGGATAGTTGAAGATTATGACCAAAACAACATTGACAACTACAGTACTTTGCAGGAAAATTCAAGccctgaagaaaaagagaatgtgcaagaaacagaaacaggagcATTTATTCCAGTAGAGCAAAAGCCTGGACTCATGAAAGGCTCTCTTCTCTTGGCTGATGAAAATGAAGGTCTTATGACCAGCTTTGTTGATTTGATTGCCTTTAATAAAGAATCTTTTTATATTAATGGGAAGAAATTCATACATAACTATGATCTGTCTTATTTCTTTCAAGATCGCATAATTCCCTTAACTGCTTGGGTGATACCTTTGGATAAACCAAAAGTAATATTCAACATAAAAGTTGTATGGCAGGCAGTGTGTGTTTGGTGTGGAATCCCACCAAAGCACTTGGAAAACATTAAGAAGAAGTATGTTTGTGAAAAGGTTTGTAATAACTCTCTAAAGACTTCTGGCTCAGTGTCATTCATGCATTTTATTGGGAAAGTTAAAAGCTTATCCTATGCATCTGGTGTGCTCATTAGTAGAGCTGGTCTTGATCAACAGGTTAAGATATCATTTAAAAGGAAAGCTGTTTACATACATGGAAGCAAGTTTCATTCAAGTTGCAGTCTACTTGATAAGCAGCAATTGCTGGAGAACAGTGTTTGGTCAGTATTAGCTTACCCAGTGTGGACAGATGATGCCGTGGGTATTCCACATTACCGGGCATTAGCAATGTGGCATTATGATGATCAGCACTGCATGAATCTACTGTTTAAGACTATCTCAGACTTTGTGGATCTTGTTCCTGCCCTACAAAACACCAAGTTGGGTGAAGCAAGAAATTACACAGAAGGAAAGAAGCTTTGTCAGAATATATCTGGATGGATTGCAAAAGTCACAGAGAATTATGGTATCATCCAAAGTGGTAGTGCCTTGGTGGATGCTACTTACCTATACTTCAAAAAAGAAGTTCTGTACATAGATGGGGAGTTACTTCCAAAAGGTGGTAGTCTACAGTCATTGAAACAAGGAAGGCAGTGTAATGTGCAGGCTAATGTAATGCCACCAAGGGACATTGATGGCTATCAAGTAACTATGGAAGCAACATTGGTATGGATTGGAAGGAAACCATCATTTGAATCCAATGGAGAAGTTGCACCTCGGAGCAGTCCAGGCAGCCCTTCTCATGTCAATGATGCTGCTAATGATGGAAAGCCCTCTGCTGCAAAAACTAAAACAGAATCTTGTGTGAGGGCTGACAAAATTCTTCGTGCTGCTGAAGGAGTGATGGTGGGTCATGTTCTCATGGCTGATGAAGAGCATGGACTCATAATTAGTTCAGATATTATCATTGGCTTCTCTAGGGATATCTTCTACATAAATGGAAACAAATTCAAAGAAAAGGACAGTAGCCTGAAAAATTTTTGTTCAGACCGAAAGATTACTGTACGAGCTATGATAGTAACATTGAGTGAGCCCAAAGTCCTGTTAAACTGCTTCGTCATGTGTGAAGCTGTTTGTGTGTGGATTGGACAAGAACCAGATGACTTGGCAGTTTTGCAGAAGGTATGTGATCATGAAAAACCGTACAAAGCTATTGATTTCAGTAAGATGTCGCACATATCCTTACTCTACTTCATGGGACGCATGACTCCTGTGTCAAAAGATGTCACTTTACTTGCCAGTACAACTCCTGAGGGGACAGCAAAAATTTTCATGTCAAAAGAAAATCTGTTTGTAAATGGTGCCTCTGTACATCAGAATGATGTTTTTGAACAATGCAAAAAGAAATCTCAAAATTGGTGTGTTTTTGCTGTTCCTATTCCTCCGAGAGATATGAATGGACATTCAGTAAAATATAATGCTGTTGCAGTTTGGGATATGAGTTACCATCACAAAATGAGAACAGTGCTATTATCTGCAGCTTACTCCCTTGATAAATCATCTGAAAAAGAATGTAGCACTGAACATGACAGAGCATGcatgaaaaataaagcaaatggaGTCTCTGATAACAAGATAGAAGATATAACTAAAGCTTTGTCAAATACTTTGGGTCttggaagacaaagaaaggatcATTCAACATCACTCAAAATGTCATCACAACTGAAGGACTCCTCAGTGATAGTCTCACACCTTGCTAAAACACCTCCAGAAATTGAGGGTTGTGATACCTTTAAGTTAGGGGACAATGTTTCAGAGCAAGAGTTTTGTGGTAAACATGTAGCGGGATACATAATTAAAAAGACTGAAGGAGGTGGTATTGCCCAGTGGAAAAGCCTCCAATTCGAAGGTTTTGTGTTCATTGAATTTAGTAGAAAAAGTCTTTACCTTGACATGAAGCCCATGAATAACAAATGGAAAGTAGCTGATGTTACAGCCAGACCATGTAACTTGTATGTGATTCCTGTTCCACACCACAATGTTGAGAAATGCATCGTTAGCCTCAAGGCAACCTGTGGCTGGATTGGGAAAAAACCTTTGCATTTCCCTTCACCAGGCACTCAGCTCTTGCCAAAAATTGACCTGAGCAGTGTTCATGTTACTCAAGCAATTGAAGTCGAAAATACTAGTGAAGATGAATTTGATGTtcatgatgatattgatgatgatggtggactTGATGATGTAGAGATTCCTTTGGAGGGTTATCAGAATGATAATATAGTAAACACAAGAGCCACTTCTGGGGTTTCCCTTAAATCGGAATTATCACAATCCCTAACTGAAGCTGAAGGAAACATTGCAAAGGGAACTCATAATGAACAACTATCAAAAGTTATTTGCAGTACACAAAATCAAGCACCACCTCTAATGCCTCAAGTCAAAAATAAGATTGAAAATAAATCTGAGGACATcagggaaaacaaaaataagaataaaaaccaTCAGAGTGGCACCATTGCTGAAGCTCAGTTAAGTGTGGGACAACTAAAAGGAGACGATGGCAGGCTGCACTACTTCTCCCGGGACAGCTGCTACCTCTATGGAGTCTCCCTTGGCAATGTAGAGCTGTGGCATGTTTTAGCCCCAG ATGATCCTGTCCATTACAGTGTGACAGAGCTAGTTCCTGGGATGGTAAAGGTTCAGAGGGTCTGGATTGGGTTCTATGATCAACCAAGTAGGGAGATTGCAGCTGAACACATCTTTGCATGGTGTCATGAAAAATCGGTGCCAGATGGTGCACGAGACATCTTG gtAAGCCAGCTGGAGGCCCCGTGA